A window from Sulfuricurvum sp. encodes these proteins:
- a CDS encoding AsmA-like C-terminal domain-containing protein, translated as MKEKIITSIIPKTHRNIVLFLGFTFLIGFFTFIALLEGIRIDHLTFKGVIIEQLYLKWNNALLIRASKIDLSALKSDNTPITLKPLSKLPPLVRNIQRWVDRIDIDTIQYKKIYSSLHYRKGSNGEFVLQHGHYTCHGTYTLDEKSFNLSLPPCRIDDANISLTLNIELLKQTLTSNLIVNLPETPTLRISASGDTDTLSFKMFADQEFSTIKPLVKVFDLDPQVQPWISEYAKARSITLHRLEGKFHYDKPDELLESLRAEATVEQGEYTFAQRFEPIKAPRVDLSFHHGKLYITPIQGMFYTLPTEQSSLFIDFSTQHTMLTTHIKTAHAMLNDPILSLLHFYQIDLPIKQTSGTCDVDLNLSVDLHTLDTTAQGVFRPSASDILLDQIALRSEGGRVNLNNTHVSFENFTAHYGDNIADAFVKGDYDASSDRGIVSISAYEVSPLTNKQHLNLRHPLKVNYIITPKEDTLDIASSQWNILGKPLNIDAFHAPFDYHNARSTLKSVHFSLDNTIHGTIDALLDGSNKQTDIQIQLDDFKLGDVQLQQTPLKFGLHYDYDGIVLNSNNASAWSVHQLPLLVSPFSVSMNGDELIFKDIETVLGDLLKGKFSGKYQIGTQKGSILITDMIPLSPKIFPILDAQKSLNLNVDASKDEIVLDVDALKARFTTIPHGWKMALSDISLLSQKSPLLRKYNIDNGYLNLFYSPESSHYNFNGSVIYPYPIMMLNDKPVTRYNFSGVYHEGETKLRINDRLVLTRNGEKIDITAKNAGINMPQLFRFLSEHQPEESPGIASESRTQSHTDETTLPVQIHASNTYLYLMKGRKIVADSLDASVHDDDMDATLAHMGGTATLKIRNGLFMINGNGFNDTFMEHLFLFSDFTGGKFSFQAKGEAEAFDGVMRVENSILKDYKVLNNVLAFINTVPSLATFSLPNYNTKGLPLKEGYAHFDYNRGIVHVDNFTLNSPEMKILGDGSADLKTQTLKGELTLKTDLGSVLGKVPVVGYILLGNDGSLSTTLTISGKLDDPKVETAIAKEIVTAPFNILKRTLVYPFLWMMPDEKKKK; from the coding sequence ATGAAAGAAAAAATCATCACCAGTATTATCCCGAAAACCCATCGAAATATTGTTCTTTTTTTAGGCTTTACTTTTTTGATCGGTTTTTTCACGTTTATCGCTTTACTAGAAGGTATTAGAATTGATCACCTGACATTTAAAGGTGTCATAATTGAGCAATTATATCTCAAATGGAACAATGCACTACTGATTCGTGCCTCAAAAATAGACCTAAGTGCTCTCAAAAGTGATAATACCCCTATTACCTTAAAACCCCTCTCTAAACTCCCGCCGCTAGTGCGTAACATACAACGTTGGGTAGACCGGATCGACATTGATACTATTCAATATAAAAAGATCTATTCCTCTCTCCACTACCGCAAAGGCTCCAACGGAGAGTTTGTATTACAACATGGCCATTACACATGCCACGGTACCTATACTCTCGATGAAAAATCTTTTAATCTTTCACTCCCGCCTTGCCGTATCGATGATGCCAATATTTCTCTAACATTAAATATCGAACTGTTAAAACAGACGCTTACATCCAATCTCATCGTTAATTTGCCTGAAACTCCTACTCTACGTATTTCGGCATCAGGAGATACCGATACATTGAGCTTTAAAATGTTTGCGGATCAGGAGTTCAGCACTATTAAGCCGCTTGTAAAAGTATTTGACCTTGACCCTCAGGTACAGCCTTGGATTAGCGAATACGCGAAAGCCCGTTCGATTACCCTTCACCGTCTGGAAGGAAAATTTCATTATGACAAGCCTGACGAGCTGTTAGAGTCTCTCCGGGCTGAAGCAACGGTTGAGCAAGGAGAATACACGTTTGCACAAAGGTTTGAACCTATAAAAGCACCGCGTGTTGATCTCTCGTTCCATCACGGAAAACTCTATATTACCCCGATTCAAGGTATGTTCTATACACTGCCTACCGAACAAAGTTCACTTTTCATTGATTTTTCTACACAACACACGATGCTAACTACTCATATTAAAACCGCTCATGCAATGCTGAATGATCCGATCTTGTCTCTCTTGCATTTTTATCAAATCGATCTTCCGATAAAACAGACATCCGGTACCTGCGATGTCGACTTGAATCTCTCCGTCGATCTGCATACGCTGGATACTACCGCTCAGGGTGTATTTCGTCCTAGCGCATCGGATATTTTACTGGATCAAATTGCTCTAAGATCAGAAGGCGGAAGAGTCAATCTCAATAATACGCATGTCAGTTTTGAAAATTTTACGGCCCATTACGGAGATAACATCGCCGATGCCTTCGTAAAAGGAGACTATGACGCCTCTTCTGACCGTGGAATTGTCTCTATCAGTGCCTACGAAGTCTCTCCATTAACCAATAAACAGCATTTAAATCTCCGTCATCCGCTTAAAGTCAACTATATAATAACGCCTAAAGAAGATACTCTCGATATCGCTTCCTCCCAATGGAACATTCTCGGAAAACCGCTGAATATTGATGCATTTCATGCTCCATTTGACTATCATAACGCCCGCAGCACTCTAAAATCAGTTCATTTTAGTCTCGACAATACGATTCACGGAACAATCGATGCATTGTTGGACGGTTCTAACAAACAAACCGATATTCAAATACAACTCGACGACTTTAAACTAGGGGATGTTCAGCTCCAACAGACCCCTCTGAAATTTGGTCTGCACTATGATTATGACGGCATTGTACTCAACAGTAATAACGCTTCTGCGTGGTCCGTCCATCAACTCCCGCTGCTGGTTTCACCGTTTAGCGTATCCATGAACGGTGATGAGCTTATTTTTAAAGACATCGAAACCGTCTTAGGGGATCTATTAAAAGGTAAATTTAGCGGAAAATATCAGATAGGTACACAAAAAGGCTCTATTCTTATCACTGACATGATCCCCTTGAGTCCAAAAATATTCCCTATTCTGGATGCTCAAAAGTCGTTAAATCTGAATGTGGATGCATCCAAAGATGAAATTGTATTGGATGTTGATGCTTTGAAAGCCCGATTTACAACTATTCCGCACGGATGGAAAATGGCGCTGAGCGATATTTCACTCCTTTCCCAAAAATCTCCACTTCTTCGCAAATATAATATCGATAACGGCTATCTCAATCTCTTTTATTCACCTGAGAGCTCTCACTACAATTTTAACGGTTCGGTTATCTATCCATACCCTATTATGATGCTCAATGACAAACCTGTTACCCGCTATAACTTTAGCGGCGTCTATCATGAAGGTGAAACCAAACTTCGGATTAACGATCGGCTTGTCCTCACCCGCAACGGTGAAAAAATAGATATCACTGCCAAAAATGCCGGTATTAATATGCCTCAACTCTTCCGCTTTCTCTCAGAGCATCAACCTGAAGAGAGCCCTGGAATAGCGTCAGAAAGCAGAACTCAAAGTCATACGGATGAAACAACACTCCCCGTACAGATTCATGCTTCCAATACCTATCTTTATCTAATGAAGGGGCGTAAAATCGTTGCAGACAGTTTGGATGCTTCAGTGCATGATGACGATATGGATGCGACACTCGCACATATGGGCGGAACTGCAACGCTAAAAATACGCAACGGTCTGTTTATGATCAATGGAAATGGATTTAACGATACGTTTATGGAACACCTCTTCTTATTCAGTGATTTTACCGGAGGGAAGTTTTCGTTTCAGGCTAAAGGAGAAGCTGAGGCATTTGACGGGGTTATGAGAGTAGAGAACTCTATTTTGAAAGATTATAAGGTACTGAATAACGTATTGGCATTTATCAATACGGTACCGTCATTAGCAACATTTTCACTTCCAAATTACAATACAAAAGGTCTTCCGCTGAAAGAAGGGTATGCCCATTTTGATTATAATCGCGGTATTGTCCATGTCGACAATTTCACCCTTAATTCACCGGAGATGAAAATACTCGGAGACGGGAGTGCCGATTTGAAAACGCAGACATTAAAAGGAGAACTTACCCTTAAAACCGATCTTGGCTCGGTGTTAGGTAAAGTTCCGGTTGTAGGGTATATATTGCTTGGAAATGACGGTTCACTCTCTACTACCCTCACTATTAGCGGAAAACTCGATGATCCGAAAGTAGAGACGGCTATTGCAAAAGAGATTGTTACGGCACCGTTTAATATCCTGAAACGGACATTGGTTTATCCGTTTTTATGGATGATGCCGGATGAGAAGAAGAAAAAATAA
- the mltG gene encoding endolytic transglycosylase MltG, producing the protein MTYLFSTVTSPKIVYIPQGSVFKSISHLQSEGVNVHFIDAFILRLMGAPQKGWIDIKEEKMSRFEYLYQLTTAKAATREITLIPGETTVVFLQQIADQLLLDVNLLQKAYDKHALYKEGNFVPDTYSIPNDTDEEKLIVHLLAESDKKMRSWADEYHTPFDKDKWLQIVTKASVIQKEAASEEDMPFVSSVIDNRIQKGMRLQMDGSLNYGEYSHQKVTAKRIRTDTTPYNTYKIKGIPLYPVCNVSKEAIHAALNPAHTDYLYFVRGKNGEHIYSSYFSTHHKNIVNATK; encoded by the coding sequence ATGACTTACCTGTTTTCTACTGTTACATCACCCAAAATTGTTTATATTCCGCAAGGTTCCGTCTTTAAAAGTATATCACACCTCCAGTCTGAAGGGGTAAATGTTCACTTTATAGATGCATTTATTTTACGCTTGATGGGAGCTCCTCAAAAAGGGTGGATTGATATCAAAGAAGAAAAAATGAGCCGTTTTGAGTATCTCTATCAACTTACTACCGCAAAAGCGGCAACACGAGAAATTACATTAATCCCCGGTGAAACGACAGTTGTATTTTTGCAACAGATTGCGGATCAGCTTTTACTCGATGTCAACCTTTTGCAAAAGGCGTATGATAAACATGCACTCTATAAAGAGGGTAATTTTGTTCCGGATACCTATAGTATTCCAAACGATACCGATGAAGAAAAACTGATTGTCCATCTTTTAGCCGAGTCGGATAAGAAGATGAGAAGCTGGGCAGATGAGTATCATACCCCATTTGATAAAGATAAATGGTTACAAATTGTAACAAAAGCATCGGTAATTCAAAAAGAGGCAGCTTCTGAAGAAGATATGCCGTTTGTTAGCTCGGTTATTGATAATCGGATACAAAAGGGGATGAGACTCCAAATGGACGGCTCATTAAACTACGGTGAATACTCCCATCAAAAAGTTACGGCAAAACGGATAAGAACGGACACAACTCCCTATAATACGTACAAAATCAAGGGTATTCCTTTGTATCCGGTATGTAATGTCTCTAAAGAAGCCATCCATGCCGCACTTAATCCGGCGCATACCGATTACCTCTATTTCGTTAGAGGGAAAAATGGGGAGCATATTTACAGTAGTTACTTTTCTACACACCATAAAAACATAGTAAATGCTACAAAATGA
- a CDS encoding NADP-dependent isocitrate dehydrogenase: protein MAKIIWSVIDEAPALATYSLLPIVNAFTKAAGVEVVTSDISLAGRVIATFPERMTDAQRIPDNLAELGVIATQPDGVIIKLPNISASIPQLKACIEELQSQGYDLPNYPEEPKTDEEKEIFARYATCLGSAVNPVLREGNSDRRAAVAVKNFAKKNPHKLRAWDEGSKTRVAHMNSGDFYANEQSVIKNGDGKVTIALNGKTLKEIDAKDKEVLDGTFMSAKALRSFLADSIAEAKEKNILWSIHLKATMMKVSDPIMFGHAVSVFFKDVFEKYAADFKEIGVNPNLGLGDLYKKLAKLPSDKKAEIEAAIMAVYPTQPAMAMVDSDKGITNLHASNDVIIDASLPVVVRDGGKMWNPAGKVEQCVVTIPDRCYATMYSEIIEDCKKNGQFDVTTMGSVSNVGLMAQKAEEYGSHPTTFEIAEDGVVTVTDDSGVLMTFNVEKGDIWRMSRAKDIPIKDWVRLAVERAEIENVPVVFWLDENRAHDANIIKKVNEYLPEFNKGNIEYHILAPEKAMAFSLKRVRAGQNTISATGNVLRDYLTDLFPILELGTSAKMLSIVPLLAGGGLFETGAGGSAPKHVEQFVNEGHLRWDSLGEFLALAEAMRHINKTEKSNKLSALTAALDEANAAYLDNNKEPSRKAGEPDNKASHFFLAQYWAKALAEQTTDAELASRFAAVAKALSENEAKIMEELLSVEGKAQDIGGYFHPDNAKTEKAMRPSATLNAIIAAI from the coding sequence ATGGCAAAAATCATTTGGTCAGTAATTGATGAAGCTCCGGCTTTAGCGACATATTCGCTACTTCCAATCGTAAACGCATTTACAAAAGCAGCAGGTGTAGAAGTTGTCACAAGTGATATTTCACTTGCAGGTCGTGTTATCGCAACCTTTCCGGAAAGAATGACTGATGCTCAACGCATTCCGGATAATCTCGCTGAATTAGGTGTTATTGCAACTCAACCTGACGGCGTTATCATTAAGCTTCCAAATATTTCAGCTTCAATTCCACAGCTTAAAGCGTGTATTGAAGAACTTCAATCACAAGGTTATGATCTTCCGAATTATCCGGAAGAGCCTAAAACAGATGAAGAAAAAGAGATTTTTGCCCGTTATGCAACGTGTTTGGGCTCTGCCGTTAATCCGGTTCTTCGTGAAGGTAACTCGGATCGCCGTGCTGCGGTTGCGGTTAAAAACTTTGCTAAGAAAAATCCTCACAAACTTCGTGCATGGGATGAGGGTTCAAAAACTCGTGTTGCTCACATGAACAGCGGTGATTTCTATGCGAATGAGCAATCAGTCATCAAAAACGGTGACGGCAAAGTAACGATTGCACTTAACGGTAAAACATTAAAAGAGATCGATGCAAAAGACAAAGAAGTTCTTGACGGTACATTCATGAGCGCAAAAGCGCTTCGCTCTTTCTTGGCGGATTCTATCGCTGAAGCAAAAGAGAAAAATATTCTTTGGTCGATTCACCTCAAAGCGACCATGATGAAAGTAAGTGATCCGATCATGTTCGGTCATGCTGTTTCTGTATTCTTCAAAGACGTATTTGAAAAATATGCGGCTGATTTCAAAGAGATCGGTGTTAACCCGAATCTCGGTCTTGGTGATCTTTACAAAAAATTGGCAAAATTGCCTTCGGATAAAAAAGCGGAAATCGAAGCGGCTATCATGGCGGTTTACCCGACTCAACCGGCTATGGCGATGGTTGATTCTGATAAAGGGATCACTAACCTACATGCATCAAACGATGTTATTATCGATGCTTCACTTCCTGTTGTCGTACGTGACGGCGGTAAAATGTGGAATCCGGCAGGAAAAGTAGAACAATGTGTCGTTACGATTCCGGATCGTTGTTATGCAACAATGTACTCTGAGATCATAGAGGATTGCAAAAAGAACGGTCAATTCGACGTTACAACGATGGGTTCTGTATCCAATGTCGGTTTGATGGCACAAAAAGCGGAAGAATACGGTTCTCACCCGACAACGTTTGAAATTGCTGAAGACGGTGTAGTAACCGTTACTGATGACAGTGGCGTATTGATGACGTTCAACGTTGAGAAAGGTGATATCTGGCGTATGTCTCGTGCAAAAGATATCCCGATCAAAGACTGGGTACGTCTTGCGGTAGAGCGTGCAGAAATCGAAAACGTTCCGGTAGTGTTCTGGTTGGATGAAAACCGTGCACATGATGCGAACATCATTAAAAAAGTGAATGAGTACCTTCCTGAATTTAATAAAGGAAATATTGAGTACCATATCTTGGCACCTGAAAAAGCGATGGCGTTTTCATTGAAACGTGTTCGTGCAGGACAAAATACTATTTCAGCAACCGGTAACGTACTACGTGACTATTTGACTGACTTGTTCCCAATTTTGGAACTTGGTACATCGGCTAAAATGCTTTCAATCGTTCCATTGCTTGCAGGCGGCGGATTATTTGAAACAGGTGCAGGCGGATCGGCTCCGAAGCACGTTGAACAATTTGTGAATGAAGGTCACCTTCGCTGGGATTCACTCGGTGAATTCCTTGCTTTGGCAGAGGCGATGCGCCATATTAACAAAACAGAAAAAAGCAACAAGTTGTCAGCATTGACTGCAGCGCTTGATGAAGCGAATGCGGCTTACCTTGACAATAATAAAGAGCCTTCACGAAAAGCGGGAGAACCGGATAATAAAGCAAGCCATTTCTTCTTGGCTCAATATTGGGCAAAAGCTTTGGCTGAGCAAACTACAGATGCAGAACTCGCAAGTCGATTTGCTGCGGTTGCTAAAGCTCTTAGTGAAAATGAAGCTAAAATCATGGAAGAACTTCTCTCAGTAGAAGGAAAAGCACAGGATATCGGCGGTTATTTCCACCCGGATAACGCAAAAACTGAAAAAGCAATGCGCCCAAGTGCAACACTTAACGCAATTATTGCCGCTATCTAA
- a CDS encoding ABC transporter permease, which yields MNIVSYLVKRFLRFDKEQPFIFLSALLAFSGIALGVMVLIIAMALMNGFDNEFKKKLTVMNYPLTIQPKFYATCDTLLVDQLRKKFPDLSFSPYVTSAVLSRGGDQMEGGYLFGVDFSQEAKVNRIVAEGLKEGVPKGFQVMVGKSLKEEFLLTNGEKLTYIFTQMEPGGLALTPKIKRFTVVSSFNSGLSAYDKGFSYTSLDALQRILGIPSNLYDGIHIHSPNPEADIKRIAEVLPDTVSIRGWWEDNGNFFAALKMEKMSLFIVLMLIILIAAINIISSLLMTVMNRRSEIALLISLGASKHEVKKIFLILGIVIGVLGITTGAILGFLGMWVLGTFDIISLPADVYPTSTLPLDLSVVDFFSIIIGAFIIVLLSAWYPAKKASEVDVLTVLRNE from the coding sequence TTGAATATTGTCTCTTATCTTGTCAAACGATTTTTGCGCTTTGACAAAGAGCAGCCTTTTATTTTTCTCTCAGCACTTTTGGCGTTCTCCGGAATCGCACTGGGTGTGATGGTGCTCATCATCGCGATGGCACTGATGAACGGTTTTGACAATGAGTTTAAAAAGAAACTCACCGTTATGAACTATCCTCTTACTATTCAGCCCAAATTTTACGCAACATGCGATACCTTATTGGTTGATCAGTTACGCAAAAAATTTCCCGATTTATCTTTTAGCCCTTATGTGACTTCAGCTGTCCTCTCCCGTGGCGGCGATCAGATGGAGGGCGGATATTTGTTCGGTGTCGATTTTTCCCAAGAAGCAAAAGTAAACCGTATCGTCGCAGAAGGGCTAAAAGAAGGTGTCCCAAAAGGGTTTCAGGTAATGGTCGGGAAGTCTCTAAAAGAAGAATTTCTGCTAACGAACGGAGAAAAACTTACCTATATCTTTACCCAAATGGAGCCGGGCGGTTTGGCATTGACCCCTAAAATTAAACGCTTTACCGTAGTTTCGAGTTTTAATTCGGGACTTAGTGCGTATGACAAAGGCTTCTCCTATACTTCCTTGGATGCATTACAGCGCATTTTGGGTATTCCGTCAAATCTTTATGACGGTATCCATATCCACTCTCCAAATCCCGAAGCCGACATCAAACGTATCGCAGAGGTACTGCCCGATACTGTTTCGATCCGCGGATGGTGGGAAGACAACGGTAACTTTTTTGCTGCGCTCAAAATGGAGAAAATGTCACTCTTTATCGTTTTAATGTTGATTATTCTGATTGCCGCGATCAATATCATCTCTTCGCTTTTGATGACTGTGATGAATCGACGCAGCGAAATTGCCCTTTTGATCTCACTCGGAGCATCCAAACACGAGGTGAAAAAAATCTTTTTAATCCTTGGAATCGTTATCGGTGTATTAGGGATTACGACAGGCGCGATATTAGGCTTCTTAGGAATGTGGGTATTGGGAACATTTGATATAATTTCTCTGCCTGCGGATGTGTATCCAACCTCTACGTTGCCGCTTGATTTGAGTGTGGTTGATTTCTTTTCGATCATAATCGGAGCTTTTATCATTGTGTTACTCTCAGCCTGGTATCCGGCGAAGAAAGCATCTGAAGTGGATGTTCTAACTGTACTAAGAAACGAATAA